The DNA region TAATTGGTTTTCCTTAACAAAAGGGTAATATTGTAGCATTTCCTTTTTCATCAAATCACTCCACACACAATAATAATCGGTTTCTACCAATTGCATCGCTTTAGGCACATTATCCCAAGAATACACAAACGTTAAAGTAGGAATCCCTAAATCCTGTGCAGCCAATAAAGCGCCAATAGATTGAGTAGCTCTTTGGGTAGTACAAAAAACCAAATCGGGTTTTATTTCTTCCAATTGTTTTTTGCAATACTGATACTTTTCGGTAGCACGTTCTAAAGCATTAATTCTTTTTCGAATTCGTACTATCCCTTTTTCAGAAGAATTCAAACCAATAAGCACTTTGATAAAAAGTGTCATCAAAGTATTCTTTAATCCATTGTAATTAAAGGGAAATTTATAAGTTTGATATACTTGATCTTTGAACTTTTTGGTAGCAACATTCAGTTCAATATGTTTTCTAACACGACAATAGTAAGAAGTTAAAGGATGAATCTTTTGTGTCTTGATTTTTACTTCTTCATACCCTAATTCTTCTTGTAAAGGATAAACGGTATTGTTCCAATATATTATTTGGTTTCCACGCTCTTCACCAATTTCTTTAAATTGGGTAAAGGCAAAATTGCGAAGCCCTACACCATCCGGGAAAAAAACAAGGATTTTTTTATTGTTCATTGATTATTTTTATGAGTGCAAACCTAATGCTTATTTCTTTTTGCTTAAACAAAAAATCAGCCTTTCTTATTCTTCAACTTCTCTCGTTGCACAACTTCAATTGGTAAAATATCACTGCTTTTAAATGTCAACGCCGAATGAACTGCATTTAAATCACGACTTAATTTTCGTAAGCCCATAGGTTCTAATGAAGCGGCATGATCGGTTCCTTTCCAGGTACGATCCAGTGTATAATGTCTTTCGATAATATTGGCTCCTAAAGTATAAGCTGCTATATCAACTGCTATCCCTAAATGATGCCCTGAAAAACCAATGTGTTTGACCTTTTCTCCATATTTAGCTATTAGCAAATTAATATCTAGCAAGCAAACATCTTCAAATGGTACCGGATATCCAGATGTACAGTTGTACAAAACCAAATCCTGATTACGCCCTTTTTCAATAAAGAAATTGACTAGTTCTTCAGTTTCATTTTTAGTTGTCATTCCTGTCGAAATATGAATCTCACCTTGGTAATTTTCGCATAACCAAGATAACATCGCATAATTATTATTACAAGCAGAAGGAATTTTAATAAAATCAGGATGTAATGTAGCAATTTCTTTAGCGGAAGTCAAATCCCAAACCGAAGTAGAATATGTAATACCAACCGATTCACAGTAATTTTTCAATTCGGCATGTTGGTTTAGACCAAATTCCAAATACTCTCTATGCGCGCCATAGGTATCCCCATACGCATTGGAACTATTGGGATGTGGAGCATTGTATTGCTCTTCCGTTAGTAATTCTTTATTATTTCTTTTCTGAAATTTGACTGCATCGGCATTACAAAATATTTTAGCAATTTTGATGAGCTCCTTAGCAATTTCCATTTCCCCCTTATGATTGCAACCTATTTCGGCAATTACATAGGGTTTTTTATAGTTATTCATTTACGTTTCGTTTTATAATTTTCACACACCCCTAACCCCTCTCAAGAGGGGAATATAATAGTGCTAATCAACAAATTTTATCTTTACACACATCATATCTCACACCCCTAACCCATCTCCAGAGGGGAATATAATAGAGCTAATTGATAACTTCTATTTTACATTTTAACTACCTCAAATACTTTTACTTGATTTTTTTTTCTTTCACAACCTTATTACACTAATGCCCTTATTATTTTTTATGGAATCGTTACATCTTCGATTTCAAGAGAGGAACTCCTTAGTGCTAATTATAACTGATTTTACAATTTCAAATCTGGACTTTATCTAAAATAAAATACAAGACGAAAATATTATTAGGGACTTAACTTCCCTCTTGAGAGGGGTTGGGGTGTGTTTTTTAAACTCTTCAATAAAAAATTCAATCATCCTAATTACATTCTCCAAATCTATAGTCACTTGACTCTTACCACACCTTACAACAATCCCCTGATTCAGCCCTGAATCTTTTTAATAGTCGTCATTCATTTACGAAAACTAACTCCCCTCTTGAGAGGGGTTGGGGGTGTGTTTTTCAAACTCTTCAATAAAAAATTCTATTGCTCTAATTACGTTTTCGATATCCTTTGTGACTTGCTCATCTGTAAATCGTAATATGGTCACACCTAATTCCATCATTCTTTTTTCTTTTTTCAAATCTTTATTATGCACTTCAATTAATTGATGCGAATAACCATCTAATTCTATACCTAGCATTAATTCGTGACAAAAGAAATCTAAAATATAGTTATCTATAGGTTTTTGTCTGTGAAAATCATAACCATACATTTGTTTTCCTTTTAACTTCATCCAGAGGAATATCTCTGATTGTGTCGAATTATTTCTAAGTTCCCGAGCGTATTCTTTTAGTTTAGGATTTTAGGGGATGATTTTTCGTTTAGACATGATGAAATATTTTATCTTTTTACACACCCCTAACCCCTCTAACTCCCTTTATTAATTTTTTATGGAATCGTTACATCTTCGATTTCAAGAGGGGAATACGATGACACTAATTACATCTACTACTATATCTTTACAACTTCTCTCTTTCTCACCTCCCTTGTCTCCCTCAAGAAGGGAATACGATGACGTTAATTATAAATTAGTCGCTCCAAAAATAGATTTTTCAATTGCTTTTTATAATATTTCAAAGCAAAATGGAATTATTTTCCGAAAACTAACTCCCCTCTTGATAGAGGTTGGGGGTTTGTATTTTGAATTCTTCTACTTTCCCTTTTAGTCTAAAACCGTTCGTTATAAGCAATTATTTTTTCACAAGCTTCGCGAATTGCACCCTCAGCAGAAGCTTTCGTTAATAAATAATCGGCATTAAGTTTTACTATTGTTGTGGCATTGGCCGGTGAAAATGACCATCCTGCTGCGCATATATTCGCTAAGTCATTTACATCATCGCCTATGTAGGCAAAAGAATTAAAATTAGTATTTTTGGTTTTAGCAAATTGTTGCAAAAAGGCATATTTATCTTTTACCCCTAAAAATGTATTTTCAATTTGGAGTTTTTTCATGCGTTGCGCCACTAAGGCTGAATTCTCAGATGTTATTACGACCACCTCAACCTGATTTTGACGTAATATCTCCAATCCCATTCCGTCACGCATATCAAAGGCTTTAGTCAATTCTCCTTCTGCCGAATAAAACACCTGTCCGTTAGTGAACACACCGTCAACATCTAACACTAAATAATCAATCCGTTGCTGTTGTTTTGCTTTTTTCAATCGGCTGGCTAAAAGTTCTTCTACAATTTTCCAATCGGTCATAGTGTCTATTTCAACCAACGTATTTTCAGGCATTGTCACTAAACCGATTTTACCACTCACTCTGTTTTTAGATTCTAAAAAAGCCTGTTTTGTAGTAGCATAAACCGCTCCATTTTCTATTAACAAACCTTCAAAATCCTGACGCCTTGGACGATGGAACACATCATAATTTTGAGGTGTTCCATTGGCATTCCAAGTAAAACGATGCGTATTAACTACGGTGAGAGCTGAATCGTAATTCTCTATTTCAATTTTAGCTAAAGTGGTATTAATATCTCTAGCGGTAGTCATAGGCGAAGTCGCCTGCAACAAACACAGTACATCAAAATCGTATTGAATTTGTTGCGCAAATTCCAACATAGCACTTTCGGTAGAAGCGGTATCCGTTGCATTTTCTTTGGAACGCAAAAGTGCTTTTACTTTTGGAGTCCAATGGTATTCTTTTGCGATATAATCGATAATTTCCTCTTCATCGGTAAAGACAAAGACTTCATCCAAATCAGAAAAAATAGCTTCGCCTAAGACCCAAGAAAAAAGGGGGCGTCCCAGCATTTTCTTTTTGTTCTTTCCAGGAATCCCTTTGGAATCTTTACGTAAGGGTATAATGGCTGTTTTTTTCATTTTCTATATTCTAAAAATCAAATATACTGTTTTATGTTTTTTGAGTTTCTTTTTTAAATGGACAAACTTCAATTAAACCATTCCTAAGAGATTCTATTATTTCGACTTTGGGCAAACTGGGATAAGTTACAAATAGTTGCTCCAATTGTAAATCAGAATAACAATCTATTTGCAATTCTGGCTTATAAAATTCTATTGCTACCGATTCTAAATAATCCTGATACTTGATATCATCTCCAAAAACCATGTTAGAAAACTTTTGCCAAACTGCAGGAATTCCATAAGCATGAGCCACAATAATTCCATGTAAAGAAGAAGATATTATCTTTTCACATTGCAAAAATTCAATTGTTTTAGATTCTATATCTGTAGTCATCATATCGATAAGTATTACCTCTGAATTATTCCTAAACCAATTGGACACCAATTTATAATCATTGTAATGAGGGACAATTCCATACTTGTATTTTTTTTGAACTGGTGGATTAAAATAACGAGGTAACAACAAGGCTGGATCTCCATAAATTTCGGGCACTTCATAGCCAAGTTTCAAAAGAAAATTTCTAGTTTGAGGCCCACGTACGGCTAAAAATCGAGCATTTTTAATTGAATATTCTTTGCTAATAATACCGCTACCCCACACAATACATTTATGATTGACATGGGTTAAAATACTTCCTACCGTTACGTAAATAGGCAAAAAATAATCCAATATAGACCATTTTTTAGGCCAGGCAAAAGCAACCGTTTTTCCTGATATTTTTGCTACCAGATAAGCCCCTAAGACATCGCCATAATTTTCTTTAGCTTTGCCTTGAATTATTTTTTCGTTCCACCAAAAAAGGCGGATTTTGGTTGAAAATTTCATTATTTTAAATCTTTGTTCTTGCACATAATTATAATTGCATTTTTTCAAAAAAATGTTAATTTGATAAATCTGTCCTGCTCCAACCAAGCACCCTCAATACAATTAAATCATACTTTTTTACTTCTTGATTCCTCAAATAATGATATTCTAAGTTAGACTTAATCGTTTTATTGTTATGATTTATTCCATTTTCAATTAAAGATACATCACTAATAACTTTTAAAAAAAGTTGTTTCATATCCTCAGAATCTTCTGGATTTTCAATCAACATTCCATTCATTCCATCTTTAATAATTTCGGCTGTTGCTCCTCCCTGATTAGATTGAATAGGAAATACTTCCATACAAATGGCTTCTAACAAAGTATTGGGAATTCCATCGGAGTTGCTATTTCCAATATAAACCAACGATTTCCCCATAAGCTTGATAACTTCTTCATGTAATATCTTTCCTTTTATTTCAAAATTTCCCCAATGTTGTAGTGGTGATTTTTCTACAAAATCAAAAACTGCTGCATCCGCTCCAAAAACTACAACTTCAAAACCAACAAGTACCTCTTGCAACTGTTCTATAGCTTTTAAAACTGGAATTGCCCGCCCTGAACGCCCTTGAAATCCTTTAATTAGAATCGTTTTTCGCTCTTTGACAGGGCTTTTATAGTGCTGTATTTTTTCCATATCAAATCCACCACCACCAGGAAAAACCCCAAGAAACTCCCCAACAAAACCATGTTGTTTTGCAATTTTATAATCGCGTTGGCAATCCGTAAACAAATAATTCACTCTTGGCAAAACACGTTTGATGTCTTGTAAATATTTATACTCATTTTGAAAATAAAACAAATCACTTCCCCAGGAAGAATAGACCCACTTTTGGTTAGGGTATTTTTCCATAACTGTAATAATGGGCGTACAGGAAACATACAAAGCAAAACTATGTACCACATCCGGTTTGATTTCGTTGAGATAGGCTTCAAAAACAGCGGCAGTATCCCGTTCATTTATTTTTTGAATCCATGCATAAGTTTTGGGAAAATTAGATTTTACAAAAACACGACCCGGATAATTCCATCGTAATTTCCATGCCGTTTTTTGCTCTACCCAAGCTATTCTTTCCGCTTGCTGACTCATTCCTGTGATATCAAACCAGTAGACTTCATGACCGGAGTCCTGAAGTTGGCTTGTCCATCTAAAGAAATGAAGTGATGGCATAGAAACCATTAGTATTTTCATATATAGCTGCTAATTGTTGTTTTTTGATAAAATAGTTCTAAATAAATTTTCTAAAACCCCACTGGAACTAAAGCCTGAACAATAATACTTTTGTACCTTCCTTTCAGGATTGAAAATACATTTTGAATTGAATAATATTTTTTTGACGATTAAAACTATAGTCATAGGGATTATTTCTGTACTGTTTGATAATGGTTTCTAATAACAGATTATTCACTGTATCCATATCATAAACAGGCTGATATTTCTTTCCTACTATTCTTTTTAATTGGTTTTTTACTTTTTCCACTCCTGACACGGCTTTTATTTCTATTGCTATTACTTCATTTGTAAAATTAGCCATTTGGGCTAAAACCGCATTAATTTCTAATATTGTTGCTTTCAATTGCAACACATAAGCTTCTTTAGTTAGTTTTTCGTAATCGCTCAAAAGCGGTACTTTACCCCACTCAAGATTTTGATTCACTATTATTCGGTTGGTTTTTTGAGTTTGAATCATATAAGAATGATTGATTCGTTCAAGGAGCGAATGAAAAGGATGTATACTAGACTTAGAACGATACACTTTTGGGTGCCACTGATGCTTTAGTAAAATTTCTTTATCGTAGAAAAACAACTTCAAGCCCGCATTTTTCATTCGGATGTGAATATCAGTATCTTCTGCTCCCCAACCGTGGTAAAACTCGTCGTAACCATTGAGAGATTGTAAAACTGAAGTAGGAAACATGGTTGTTCCTGTTACTTCTTTATTCCCTTTAAAAATGACTTTATATTCATTAAAATCCTTGCTTAACAAAGACTCTTGTTGAGATAAAAATCCATATTGAAAATAATGTACTTCATCATTATTCCCTAGTCCCAAAGCCACCTCTATAAAAGTAGGAGCAAAAATCAAATCGATATCTCCTACTACAAAATAGGCTGTGGTTGTTTGTTGTAAAGCCATATTAATAGCTCTACATTTATGCCAAAGTTGGCCTTGAGTAGGACAATTAATCAATCTAATCTTTGGATATTGTTGCAGTAAATTACCTAATTCTAATTGATAGGCAAAATCTGAACCATAATCCACCACCACACAATCAAAATCCTGACAATTTTGTTGACTTAAAGATTGCAAGCAGTTTTTCACGATTTGTAAATCACGGTTACGATTGGTTAGGACAAGCGTTATCATTTAAAACTTTTATATAAAGAATAAAAATACATTTTTGTAACAGCATTTTGCTGTAAATCGTATTGTAAATTATAAAAAAATAATTTTAAAGCACGCCAATATGATCCTTCTCTATTGTATCGAACCATTAAACTAATTTTTCTTTTGATTAAAGCCTCCTCGACTATTTTTTGCTTATGTGCAAAATTCAAATCTATTAAAATATCTTTTGTTATAAGCAAATCCGTTTTAACAATGGCACTTACTTTTTTTCTAATTTTAAAAGACTCCCCAATATCCACTCTATAAACAGCCGTAACTTCGTCTAAAAAATAAATTTTTCCACTTTCTTTTATGGTCCATAAATAGGTTGGCCAATCTCCATAAGGGTATTTTAAAATCCATTTAGGAAGCTGGTTCTGATTGTTTTGAATATTCTTAAAAAGGGTAGTAACTGAAGGTATATAATTATCAAAAATTAAGTCATCAAAATTAGTAGTTCTCCCTTTTGTATTTGCTACTGATTCTTTAAATTCTCCATTAGGAAAAAGTTTTCGAACACGAGTATAAACAATTGAAAAATCAGGATTTGATTCTAAAAAATCAACTTGCTTTTGTAGTTTGTATTTATCAATCCAATAATCATCTCCATCACAAATAGCAATGTATTTACCATCACATTCCTTAATGGTACGCATATAATTAGCGATCAAACCAATATTTTTATCTAAAGCTGGAAGCAATTTTATATTATTAGGATACTGTGAAGCAAAATTTTCACATATTTGCCTAGTAGAATCAGTACTACAATCTTCTCCTATGACTAATTGGTATGCAAAATCCGTTTGTTGCATTAAAACACTTTCAATAGTCTGAGTTATAAATTGTTCTTGATTATAGGTTAAAATAAAGACACTGACAGTAATCTTAGTCATTTAATGTATTTCTATTTAAAAAGACGAAAGCCGAAAAAAGTCTCACAAAATAAATTCAACACCTTTTTCCTTCCTTTAATAATTCTCATTTTTTTTAATTTCTCCATTTCAGAATTTAAAGCAATAAATGACCCCAGATGCTTTACATAAAAATCAGCATGTTTTACTGATAAATAGTTATATAATTCTTCTTTATCTGAAATTTTCAAGTCCACATGTCTAGATTTTTCTTTTATTCTATAATAAAAACCTATTTTATTTAGTTGGCATACATTACCTCCATTTTTTAATAAAGCAATCCAAAACTCCCAATCTTCTAGTCCCAAAACCATATTAACATCATAGCCTCCCACTCTTTGCCAGTCGGCTTTTCTATATAATGCAGAACAAAAAATCATATTGTACAAGCCTAATTTTGAAATATCAAATGGAGGTAAATACCATAGACCTGATTCCTCTCCAAATTTCTCAGCCCTGGCATAAACTACTTTAAGACTTGGATCTTTTTGAAATTCATTAATAGCTAATTCTAAATAATCATTTGCTATTTTATCATCAGCATCTAAGGCTAATATAAATTCAGCTTTTGCTTGATTAATACCAAAGTTTCTTGCACTAGCTATTCCTCCATTATCTTTATACCTATATTTAAATCGACTGTCTTTTGCTATCCATTCCTTAGCAATTTGAGCTGTCTTATCTGGACTACCATCATCAACAATGATACATTCCCAGTCTTGATACCTTTGATCTATTACTGATTGTAATGCTTCTCCCAAGTATTGTGCTTGTTTGTAACATGGAACGATTATTGAAATTAATGGATAAATAATCATATTTCTAGTTTTGTTAATTTTAATTTCAACGCTTTTTTCTCAATCAAGTGCCATGAAAAATAACCCAGAATAACAGAAAGCGGTATTGAAGAAATCATTAAGGCATATGAATCCAATTTAAAGAACCACATTAAACTTTGTTGAATTGGAAAACTGTAAATGTAAATACCATAAGAAGCATCACCAAAATTCCCAAAATCTTTAATCCCAGGAATTGTAGAAAAACCTAATAATAGAATAAAAAATGGCAACAAAACATGTTTTGTCAAATCATAAAAATTAAAATAAATCGAGAAAGTTAAGAGTATTAATGACAAGAACAAAAACCATTTCTTATACTTAATTTTTTCAAATTCCAATGAAGCCAAAACGCTTCCGGCAATAAAAAAAGCACCTAAATTTAGTACATGAATACCTAACAAGTTAAATAAACTAAAGCCTGCTAATTTTGGTAGAAGAAAAAGATACAACATATAAAAAATAAAAAATGCTAAACTTAACAAAAAAGTTAAAGCTTTCTTTTTATTTTTCATACAATAAAGTATTGATAAGGCAACATATAAAGTAAATTCATACCTAATAGTCCATAAAGAACCATTAATGGAATGATAGCTATTTGTATCAAAAATTCCTTTTATACCTGACTGAAATCCATATAAACTTAAATTGTAGGGTAAATAAGTCAACGCTTCAATATTTTGTAAAAAAGGAGTTTTATTTACATATATAATTGGAGCTAAAAACAACGTTAGTATCAATACAATTATAAGTGCTGGAAAAAGTCTTAAAAATCGTTTCTTATAATAGTCTAAAAGACTTTTACTTCTTTGTAAACTTTTAAAAATAAAATAACCACTTATAATAAAAAACCCATTTAAACCAATTTGGGAAAATGTTAATTGTCCATTTGAAATCTTATAAATCCCAACATTATCCTCAGTACTTCCAGATAAAGCATACGCATGAGAAATAACCACCAAAAGAGCAAATAGGAATCGTAGGAAATCAAAATTATTATTTGTTAATCTTAGCTCCATCTTCAAAACTGTTTCGGTTTATTCCTTATAAACTTAATTAAGTAAAAAAAGCGTAAAAAAGCGTATTTGATTTCAATAAAAAAGTTTTTACAGGCGTTCCATATATTCCCTAAAAGACCTTTCAAAGTTTGAATAAAAGTAATATCCTGATGCCATAATTGATAATTTCCCACTACATCATTTTTAAAACGGAAAAACTGTTGTTTAGGTGTTCTGTACATTTCATAATGAAAAATAGATGGAACAAAATCAATTTCGTAACCCGCTTTTAAAACTCGTACAGTCCATTCTTTGTCTTCAAAAGTAGCTACATCATTTCTAAAAGAGTGCTTTTCCCAAACACTTCTTCTAAAAGCAGATCCTGAAAATATCAAACCCGATTTATTAGGGTCTGTTGTAGCCCTAACTTTGTTTATGTAATTACGGTAATCATTGGTAGAATGCAAACAACGTAATCCTGCTAAATTTGGATTGGATTCAAACTTTTCACGAATTAATTTAAAAAAATCATGGCTTACAGGGTAAGAATGCGCACTAAAAATCACTACAATAGGCTCTTTTGCTTCCTGAGCCGCAACATTAGCACTTCCTCCATAGGAAAATTGCTCAATAGTTATGAATCTTGCTCCAAATTGTTGGCTTATAGCTGCACTTTCATCAGTAGAACAATTATCAATAACAATGATTTCGGCTATATCCTCCGAATACCTTTCTGTCAGATTCTTTAACAAAAATGACAAGGCGTGTACTTGGTTTTTATTTCGGATAACTACTGAAATCATTTGCTATTTCTTTTATTGGAAAACAATTGAGAGACTATTTTAAAAGGTTTCAACACCAATTTCCCAATTTTATATTCAATTGAATTCTTAATTTGCATTTTCCCTATACGATGCGTTTTGATATAGTAAAAAAGTACCTCAGCTGTGTTATCAAAATGCCTGCAATAGATATCCTGGTGTTTTCTAAAAATATATTCCATATTGGCTTCTGCATGATTAGTAATAGTATCCACCAGCATCGATTTTTTAGACTTCCGATAATAGAACAAAAATGCTGGTACAAACTGAAACTCCCAGCCTCTCTTGGTCACATTTAACCAAAACTCCCAATCTTCAAAACCTTTTACCATGCTTTCATCATAGCCTCCTACTTGCTCCCAACATTGTTTTCTAAATAATGATGAAGGCATCAATTTATTTTCAAACATTAAATCACAATAATTGCTACCCGAAGCCTTATATTCTTTTATAATGTTTGTTCTATTTTTTATAAAAAAATAGCGGTAACAAGAAACTATTGCAAGTCTATCATTTGATTCTAAAACTGGAACTATTTTATTTAAATAATCCGAGTGCAAAATATCATCGGCATCTAAGGGCAAAATAAATTCTCCATTCGCGGCTTTGATACCGGCATTTCGTGCAGCAGACAAACCTCCATTTTGTTGATATATATATTGAAAACGATTGTCTTTTTCCAGCCATTGCTGCGCTACTAAATCGGTATTATCTGGGCTTCCATCGTTGACAATAACACATTCCCAGTTGGTGTAAGTCTGTTCTAATACTGATTGCAAAGCTTCACTTAAAAGTGAGCCTGCTTGTAACAGGGAACAATTATGGATACTAATGCACTCATCAATTTGTAAAAATCTTTTTAATAATACGCAAAGGTTGCAAAAAAAACTCCCCAAGGATATACTCCTTCGATTTTTTAGCTTTGTGAATGCTATTTCTTAAAAGTGAATTTTGACGTAATAATTGAAAAACATAAAAATCCATATACCTTTCATACACTTCTTTATGTTTCAAGTAAATATACTGCCTTAATTCAAAATCATTATTTTTCAATGCTATTTGGTCTCTGGATACTTTCTTAATACGATAATGTGATAAAACTTCTTTTATTATATGAATGCTTCCTCCTTGTTTTAAAATTGCAATCCAAAATTCCCAATCTTCATAACCCGCTTGCATTTTTTCATCAAATCCTCCTACTATTTCCCATGATTGTTTACGAAACATGGTACTGGCTCTTCCATTATTAATTACAATGAAATCTTTCAAATTACCTCCTAAAGGTTTTATAATTTCAATAGTTTTATGCTCTTTAAATGTTCTACAGTAACTACTTACCGCAATAGCGTTATTGTCTTGAATTAATATTGCAACCGCTTTTTCTATAAAAGAAGGTTCGTAGTAATCATCGGCATCGAGATTAACAATATAATCCGTTTTAGCTAGACTTACAGCATGATTCCTAGCAGCGCTTACCCCTCTATTTTCCTGAAAAACAACTTCCAGTAAAGGATGTGTTATACTTTTTAATGTTTTTTGAGTTTTGGCATCAGAACCGTCATCTACAACTATAATCTTTTCTGGTAAAAGTGTTTGTTTGTATAGGGATTGTAATGCTTCCATGATGTATTGCCCATCATTATAACAGGGAATAATTGCCGTTACATTACTACTCTTGCCTTTCATTATTTATAAATTATTCTATATTTTTCTTTGAGTACAAAAATGGGAAAAGCATTTGTCTATACCTAATAATAGGAAAATATTTAATGCTGAAAAGAGTAAAAAGCAATTGGGGCT from Flavobacterium nitratireducens includes:
- a CDS encoding acylneuraminate cytidylyltransferase, which codes for MKKTAIIPLRKDSKGIPGKNKKKMLGRPLFSWVLGEAIFSDLDEVFVFTDEEEIIDYIAKEYHWTPKVKALLRSKENATDTASTESAMLEFAQQIQYDFDVLCLLQATSPMTTARDINTTLAKIEIENYDSALTVVNTHRFTWNANGTPQNYDVFHRPRRQDFEGLLIENGAVYATTKQAFLESKNRVSGKIGLVTMPENTLVEIDTMTDWKIVEELLASRLKKAKQQQRIDYLVLDVDGVFTNGQVFYSAEGELTKAFDMRDGMGLEILRQNQVEVVVITSENSALVAQRMKKLQIENTFLGVKDKYAFLQQFAKTKNTNFNSFAYIGDDVNDLANICAAGWSFSPANATTIVKLNADYLLTKASAEGAIREACEKIIAYNERF
- a CDS encoding glycosyltransferase family 2 protein, coding for MITLVLTNRNRDLQIVKNCLQSLSQQNCQDFDCVVVDYGSDFAYQLELGNLLQQYPKIRLINCPTQGQLWHKCRAINMALQQTTTAYFVVGDIDLIFAPTFIEVALGLGNNDEVHYFQYGFLSQQESLLSKDFNEYKVIFKGNKEVTGTTMFPTSVLQSLNGYDEFYHGWGAEDTDIHIRMKNAGLKLFFYDKEILLKHQWHPKVYRSKSSIHPFHSLLERINHSYMIQTQKTNRIIVNQNLEWGKVPLLSDYEKLTKEAYVLQLKATILEINAVLAQMANFTNEVIAIEIKAVSGVEKVKNQLKRIVGKKYQPVYDMDTVNNLLLETIIKQYRNNPYDYSFNRQKNIIQFKMYFQS
- a CDS encoding glycosyltransferase yields the protein MTKITVSVFILTYNQEQFITQTIESVLMQQTDFAYQLVIGEDCSTDSTRQICENFASQYPNNIKLLPALDKNIGLIANYMRTIKECDGKYIAICDGDDYWIDKYKLQKQVDFLESNPDFSIVYTRVRKLFPNGEFKESVANTKGRTTNFDDLIFDNYIPSVTTLFKNIQNNQNQLPKWILKYPYGDWPTYLWTIKESGKIYFLDEVTAVYRVDIGESFKIRKKVSAIVKTDLLITKDILIDLNFAHKQKIVEEALIKRKISLMVRYNREGSYWRALKLFFYNLQYDLQQNAVTKMYFYSLYKSFK
- a CDS encoding polysaccharide pyruvyl transferase family protein, which encodes MKFSTKIRLFWWNEKIIQGKAKENYGDVLGAYLVAKISGKTVAFAWPKKWSILDYFLPIYVTVGSILTHVNHKCIVWGSGIISKEYSIKNARFLAVRGPQTRNFLLKLGYEVPEIYGDPALLLPRYFNPPVQKKYKYGIVPHYNDYKLVSNWFRNNSEVILIDMMTTDIESKTIEFLQCEKIISSSLHGIIVAHAYGIPAVWQKFSNMVFGDDIKYQDYLESVAIEFYKPELQIDCYSDLQLEQLFVTYPSLPKVEIIESLRNGLIEVCPFKKETQKT
- a CDS encoding glycosyltransferase family 2 protein, whose amino-acid sequence is MIIYPLISIIVPCYKQAQYLGEALQSVIDQRYQDWECIIVDDGSPDKTAQIAKEWIAKDSRFKYRYKDNGGIASARNFGINQAKAEFILALDADDKIANDYLELAINEFQKDPSLKVVYARAEKFGEESGLWYLPPFDISKLGLYNMIFCSALYRKADWQRVGGYDVNMVLGLEDWEFWIALLKNGGNVCQLNKIGFYYRIKEKSRHVDLKISDKEELYNYLSVKHADFYVKHLGSFIALNSEMEKLKKMRIIKGRKKVLNLFCETFFGFRLFK
- a CDS encoding N-acetylneuraminate synthase family protein encodes the protein MNNYKKPYVIAEIGCNHKGEMEIAKELIKIAKIFCNADAVKFQKRNNKELLTEEQYNAPHPNSSNAYGDTYGAHREYLEFGLNQHAELKNYCESVGITYSTSVWDLTSAKEIATLHPDFIKIPSACNNNYAMLSWLCENYQGEIHISTGMTTKNETEELVNFFIEKGRNQDLVLYNCTSGYPVPFEDVCLLDINLLIAKYGEKVKHIGFSGHHLGIAVDIAAYTLGANIIERHYTLDRTWKGTDHAASLEPMGLRKLSRDLNAVHSALTFKSSDILPIEVVQREKLKNKKG
- a CDS encoding glycosyltransferase, with the protein product MKILMVSMPSLHFFRWTSQLQDSGHEVYWFDITGMSQQAERIAWVEQKTAWKLRWNYPGRVFVKSNFPKTYAWIQKINERDTAAVFEAYLNEIKPDVVHSFALYVSCTPIITVMEKYPNQKWVYSSWGSDLFYFQNEYKYLQDIKRVLPRVNYLFTDCQRDYKIAKQHGFVGEFLGVFPGGGGFDMEKIQHYKSPVKERKTILIKGFQGRSGRAIPVLKAIEQLQEVLVGFEVVVFGADAAVFDFVEKSPLQHWGNFEIKGKILHEEVIKLMGKSLVYIGNSNSDGIPNTLLEAICMEVFPIQSNQGGATAEIIKDGMNGMLIENPEDSEDMKQLFLKVISDVSLIENGINHNNKTIKSNLEYHYLRNQEVKKYDLIVLRVLGWSRTDLSN
- a CDS encoding acyltransferase family protein, which encodes MELRLTNNNFDFLRFLFALLVVISHAYALSGSTEDNVGIYKISNGQLTFSQIGLNGFFIISGYFIFKSLQRSKSLLDYYKKRFLRLFPALIIVLILTLFLAPIIYVNKTPFLQNIEALTYLPYNLSLYGFQSGIKGIFDTNSYHSINGSLWTIRYEFTLYVALSILYCMKNKKKALTFLLSLAFFIFYMLYLFLLPKLAGFSLFNLLGIHVLNLGAFFIAGSVLASLEFEKIKYKKWFLFLSLILLTFSIYFNFYDLTKHVLLPFFILLLGFSTIPGIKDFGNFGDASYGIYIYSFPIQQSLMWFFKLDSYALMISSIPLSVILGYFSWHLIEKKALKLKLTKLEI